From Akkermansiaceae bacterium, one genomic window encodes:
- a CDS encoding ATP-binding protein yields MITPASGRLHIVFGPPAAGKTVYARKLAATLGACLLDSDEVTERMVRAGLELAGFDPDDRHSAAYKQAFRAPVYETLFDLAVSNLPNVPVVIAGPFTREGGEADWPSHLERRLGVVPEFHFIWCPPDERKRRIIARGAARDLPKLAAWDDYVATCREEPPVFPHRFIGTAGQA; encoded by the coding sequence GTGATCACGCCCGCTTCCGGCAGACTTCATATCGTTTTCGGGCCTCCTGCCGCCGGAAAGACGGTCTATGCCCGGAAACTGGCGGCCACGCTTGGAGCCTGCCTGCTCGACAGTGATGAGGTGACCGAGCGGATGGTGAGGGCGGGGCTGGAACTCGCGGGCTTTGATCCGGACGACCGCCATTCGGCGGCCTACAAGCAGGCATTCCGGGCCCCGGTCTATGAGACGCTCTTTGATCTGGCCGTTTCGAATTTGCCGAACGTGCCTGTCGTCATCGCCGGTCCATTCACCCGGGAGGGCGGGGAGGCGGACTGGCCCTCACATCTGGAGCGGCGGCTGGGGGTAGTGCCTGAGTTTCACTTCATCTGGTGCCCGCCGGACGAGCGGAAGCGCCGGATCATCGCCCGTGGAGCGGCGAGGGATCTGCCGAAGCTGGCCGCGTGGGACGACTACGTGGCCACCTGCCGGGAGGAGCCACCTGTCTTTCCTCACCGTTTCATTGGGACCGCCGGTCAGGCGTGA
- the ispE gene encoding 4-(cytidine 5'-diphospho)-2-C-methyl-D-erythritol kinase, translating to MTPLTLDAPAKLNLSLRIRGKRPDGYHELETLMVTLPGLADRLTVTPAEAFSFTCDDPSLPVDGTNLVVKAVRAFEAAAGKPCPFHLHLEKRVPHGAGLGGGSSDAAHTLIALNTLHGDPLDMAALMDIAGGLGSDIPFFLTPEPSWCTGRGEIVQPAAAFDPLPVLLFKPSFGVSTQDAYGRFASGTAIPGIRYQPMEFPFGELVNDLERPVFAKHRFLAELKQWLLDHPATEGALMSGSGSTVFAVLKDPSHAEIVAHQARAALDPHLWSWSGLTGA from the coding sequence ATGACGCCTCTCACCCTCGACGCCCCCGCCAAGCTCAATCTCTCCCTGCGCATCCGCGGGAAGCGCCCCGATGGCTACCATGAGCTGGAGACGCTGATGGTGACGCTCCCCGGACTCGCCGACCGGCTCACCGTCACCCCTGCGGAGGCATTTTCCTTCACCTGCGATGATCCTTCCCTGCCGGTGGACGGGACCAACCTCGTCGTCAAAGCCGTGCGCGCCTTTGAGGCCGCCGCCGGCAAACCCTGCCCTTTCCACCTCCATCTCGAAAAGCGGGTGCCGCATGGTGCCGGTCTCGGCGGCGGCAGCAGCGACGCGGCCCACACGCTCATCGCCCTCAACACCCTGCACGGTGACCCACTGGACATGGCGGCGCTCATGGACATCGCGGGCGGGCTCGGCTCGGACATTCCGTTTTTCCTCACCCCGGAGCCATCCTGGTGCACCGGGCGGGGTGAGATCGTTCAGCCCGCGGCGGCTTTTGATCCCCTCCCCGTCCTGCTTTTCAAACCATCCTTCGGCGTGTCCACCCAGGACGCCTACGGACGCTTCGCCAGTGGCACGGCCATCCCGGGCATCCGCTATCAGCCCATGGAGTTTCCCTTCGGGGAACTCGTCAACGACCTGGAACGGCCGGTCTTCGCGAAGCACCGCTTCCTGGCGGAGCTGAAGCAATGGCTGCTGGATCACCCCGCCACCGAAGGTGCCCTCATGAGCGGTTCCGGCTCCACGGTTTTCGCAGTCCTGAAAGACCCATCCCATGCGGAAATCGTCGCTCATCAGGCCCGCGCCGCCCTGGATCCCCATCTGTGGTCATGGAGCGGTCTCACCGGTGCCTGA
- a CDS encoding polyphenol oxidase family protein translates to MAKLQCLRYGPRVTEALPFLDPINAIPGVRAAWIGRIPGLEIMGDRTVAMEQLRPIHEAAVEEFAGIGAAWWRAEQVHGTEVAIVPGTATMDAPDGLPVVSGVDGLLTNEPGVVLAIYVADCGPIWLADRATGAIGLLHSGKKGTEGNILAHALETMRLKFGTRPENVTVVLGPCIRPPQYDVDFAAEIGRQAGAAGVRDFHDLGENTGADLEKHYSYRMEKGITGRMMALIRKEEVHHLP, encoded by the coding sequence TTGGCGAAGCTTCAGTGCCTCCGTTACGGTCCCCGCGTGACGGAGGCGCTCCCATTTTTAGACCCTATCAACGCCATCCCCGGCGTGCGGGCCGCATGGATCGGCCGGATCCCCGGACTGGAGATCATGGGTGACCGCACCGTGGCGATGGAACAGCTCCGGCCCATCCATGAAGCGGCCGTGGAGGAGTTCGCGGGCATCGGGGCAGCTTGGTGGCGTGCGGAGCAGGTCCACGGCACGGAGGTGGCCATCGTCCCCGGCACCGCCACGATGGACGCTCCCGACGGCCTGCCGGTGGTCTCAGGTGTGGACGGCCTGCTCACCAACGAACCCGGCGTGGTGCTGGCGATCTACGTGGCGGACTGCGGTCCCATCTGGCTCGCGGACAGGGCGACGGGTGCCATCGGGCTGCTGCATTCAGGGAAGAAAGGCACCGAGGGCAACATCCTCGCCCATGCGCTCGAAACCATGCGCCTGAAATTCGGAACACGCCCGGAAAACGTCACCGTCGTGCTCGGTCCGTGCATCCGGCCTCCGCAGTATGATGTGGATTTCGCCGCGGAGATCGGCAGACAGGCGGGTGCCGCCGGCGTCCGGGATTTCCACGACCTCGGGGAAAACACCGGCGCGGATCTGGAAAAGCACTACAGCTACCGGATGGAGAAAGGCATCACCGGACGGATGATGGCGCTGATCCGCAAGGAGGAGGTCCACCACCTGCCATGA
- a CDS encoding nucleotidyltransferase, which translates to MGSRYGGLKQMDPMGPNGETVLDYSVFDAIRAGFGKVVFIIREDFAEAFKQGIGSRFSDRIEVGYAFQKLDDLPAPFSVPEGRTKPWGTAHAVRAARDVVKEPFAVINADDFYGRDAYRAAAAFLLDPTPSHYAMVGYPLENTLSDHGEVNRGICSRDAAGLLTNVEEYVNISRGEDGVVRGTALDGERKVIADGTPVSMNFWAFTPDFFLHLESHFTSFLESQGDGGKTECYIPTVVDALIRPGVADCRVLDTSSHWFGVTYPDDKPHVVASINRLISEGEYPASL; encoded by the coding sequence ATGGGCAGCCGCTACGGCGGACTGAAGCAAATGGACCCGATGGGACCGAACGGAGAAACCGTCCTCGACTACTCCGTCTTCGACGCGATCCGCGCGGGTTTCGGCAAGGTGGTCTTCATCATCCGCGAGGATTTCGCGGAAGCTTTCAAGCAAGGGATCGGCTCGCGTTTCTCCGACCGCATCGAGGTGGGTTACGCCTTCCAGAAGCTGGATGACCTCCCCGCCCCGTTCAGTGTGCCGGAAGGACGCACGAAACCGTGGGGCACCGCCCATGCCGTGCGCGCCGCGAGGGATGTGGTGAAAGAACCCTTCGCGGTCATCAATGCGGATGATTTCTACGGCAGGGACGCCTACCGCGCAGCGGCCGCATTCCTCCTGGATCCCACGCCCTCCCATTATGCGATGGTGGGCTATCCGCTGGAAAACACCCTGTCCGATCATGGCGAGGTCAACCGCGGGATCTGCTCCCGGGATGCCGCCGGGCTGCTCACGAACGTGGAGGAATACGTGAACATTTCACGCGGCGAAGACGGCGTGGTGCGTGGCACCGCCTTGGATGGAGAGCGAAAAGTGATCGCCGATGGTACGCCCGTTTCGATGAATTTCTGGGCGTTCACCCCGGACTTCTTCCTTCATCTGGAATCCCACTTCACCTCCTTCCTGGAAAGCCAGGGCGATGGCGGGAAGACGGAGTGCTACATCCCAACGGTGGTGGACGCCCTCATCCGCCCCGGCGTGGCGGACTGCCGCGTTCTGGACACCAGCAGCCATTGGTTCGGGGTGACCTATCCGGATGACAAGCCCCATGTGGTCGCCTCCATCAACCGCCTCATCTCGGAAGGGGAATATCCGGCGTCGCTCTGA
- a CDS encoding RidA family protein codes for MSTITDKLASLGLTLPAVPAPVAAYVNCVRTGNLLFLSGGLPIDGDRKVIGKVPTDVSIEEAQEGARIIVLNRLAIIQEEIGSLDKLKRIVALNGFVSSEPDFYGHPQVVNGASELLVEIFGDKGKHSRTALGVAALPLNVAVEINLIVEVED; via the coding sequence ATGTCCACCATCACCGATAAACTGGCCTCGCTCGGCCTCACCCTGCCCGCCGTCCCCGCTCCCGTCGCCGCCTATGTGAACTGCGTCCGCACCGGGAACCTCCTCTTCCTTTCCGGCGGTCTGCCCATCGACGGCGACAGGAAGGTGATCGGCAAGGTGCCGACGGACGTCTCCATCGAGGAAGCGCAGGAAGGCGCCCGCATCATCGTCCTCAACAGGCTGGCCATCATCCAGGAGGAGATCGGCTCGCTGGACAAGCTGAAGCGCATCGTCGCCCTCAACGGCTTCGTCAGCTCCGAGCCTGACTTCTACGGTCATCCACAGGTGGTCAACGGCGCGTCCGAGCTGCTGGTGGAAATCTTCGGTGACAAGGGCAAGCACTCCCGCACCGCCCTGGGCGTCGCCGCCCTGCCGCTGAACGTCGCGGTCGAGATCAACCTCATCGTCGAGGTGGAGGATTGA
- a CDS encoding gamma-glutamylcyclotransferase, translating to MSGTRDLVFVYGTLRRGGTNHFRMSGADLVTEGIVKGRIYRISWYPGLVLGDEGEVKGEVYSVDAGQLLELDAFEGLSAGEIEGSEYRRVKAVVFRPGGKTLSAWVWEWIGPFDAKDLLAQGDWIAVEPGAE from the coding sequence ATGTCCGGAACCCGTGATCTGGTGTTCGTCTATGGCACGCTGAGACGCGGCGGGACGAACCACTTCCGGATGTCCGGCGCGGACCTGGTGACGGAGGGGATCGTAAAAGGCAGGATCTACCGCATCTCCTGGTATCCGGGGCTGGTGCTGGGGGACGAGGGCGAGGTGAAAGGCGAGGTCTATTCCGTGGATGCCGGCCAACTGCTGGAGCTGGATGCTTTCGAGGGCCTGTCCGCGGGCGAGATCGAGGGCAGTGAATACCGCCGCGTGAAGGCCGTCGTGTTCCGGCCGGGCGGGAAGACGCTTTCCGCATGGGTATGGGAATGGATCGGACCATTTGACGCGAAGGATCTTCTGGCTCAGGGTGACTGGATTGCGGTCGAACCCGGAGCTGAATGA
- a CDS encoding M23 family metallopeptidase: MAFRFLYPFLALTLSATAQPVPTDTPPPIDLRLPTENTHLFSGEPEKFYMYVDRNFEGQHTKPWEAGAFGFVRTPIRVNEEIVLTKFHEGIDIAPIKRDKAGNPLDLVSSIADGTVVHISPLAGRSNYGKYVVVEHRWENSSVYSLYAHLSKITVNPGDPVNSGSVLGQMGFTGDGINRERSHVHLEITFLMSRHFDDWQKNNGGGVNYQGAFHGMNLSGVPVAEFYLAHKAKPELTFSEYVRSIPVYFKVSVPAPQTGTFDFIERYPWIVQGDAKDAVSWDIAFSATGHPIAFIPGTKPVVAPILSSIRPSAVPHRLLTRGLVIGEGNQASLSPNGKKLVALLTDDFPKTPAQ; encoded by the coding sequence ATGGCCTTCCGTTTCCTCTACCCGTTCCTGGCGCTCACCCTGTCCGCCACCGCCCAGCCGGTCCCCACGGACACCCCGCCGCCGATCGACCTGCGCCTGCCCACGGAAAACACCCACCTTTTCTCCGGTGAGCCGGAGAAGTTCTACATGTATGTGGACCGGAACTTCGAAGGCCAGCACACGAAGCCATGGGAAGCGGGGGCCTTCGGCTTCGTCCGCACGCCCATCCGCGTGAATGAGGAGATCGTCCTCACGAAATTCCACGAAGGCATCGACATCGCCCCCATCAAACGGGACAAGGCGGGAAATCCGCTCGATCTGGTGAGCAGCATCGCCGATGGCACGGTGGTCCACATCAGCCCGCTGGCGGGCCGCAGCAACTACGGCAAGTACGTGGTGGTGGAGCACCGCTGGGAGAACTCCTCCGTCTATTCCCTCTACGCGCACCTTTCGAAGATCACGGTGAATCCCGGTGACCCGGTGAACTCCGGATCCGTTCTCGGCCAGATGGGCTTCACGGGTGACGGCATCAACCGCGAACGCTCCCACGTGCACCTGGAGATCACCTTCCTGATGAGCCGTCATTTCGACGACTGGCAGAAGAACAACGGTGGCGGCGTGAACTACCAAGGAGCCTTCCATGGCATGAACCTGTCCGGAGTGCCCGTGGCGGAGTTCTACCTGGCCCACAAGGCGAAGCCGGAGCTGACCTTCAGCGAGTATGTCCGGTCCATCCCGGTCTATTTCAAGGTGTCCGTGCCTGCGCCGCAGACGGGCACCTTCGACTTCATCGAGCGCTATCCATGGATCGTGCAGGGGGATGCGAAGGACGCGGTCTCCTGGGACATCGCTTTCAGCGCGACGGGCCACCCCATCGCCTTCATCCCGGGGACAAAGCCGGTGGTCGCCCCCATCCTGTCCAGCATCCGTCCCTCCGCCGTCCCCCACCGCCTGCTGACACGCGGGCTGGTCATCGGAGAGGGCAACCAGGCCTCCCTTTCGCCCAACGGGAAGAAACTCGTCGCCCTGCTGACGGATGATTTCCCGAAGACCCCGGCCCAATAA
- the pdxH gene encoding pyridoxamine 5'-phosphate oxidase: MNLADFRKEYSGRGLHRSEIHDDPIAQFSAWFAQAVELEVHEPNAMTLATVDETGMPSQRTVLLKRFAASGFTFFTNYQSRKGRELAGNAKASLLFPWLTLERQIIVQGTVEKTSEEESREYFLARPRESQIGAWVSEQSEVIPGREFLTERLAEFGEKFSDGPVPLPPHWGGYRVIPETIEFWQGGPARLHDRFLYQRDADGWKIERLSP, from the coding sequence ATGAACCTCGCTGATTTCCGCAAAGAATATTCCGGCCGCGGCCTGCACCGGTCCGAGATCCATGACGACCCCATCGCGCAGTTCTCGGCATGGTTCGCCCAGGCGGTGGAACTGGAGGTCCATGAGCCAAATGCGATGACGCTGGCGACGGTGGATGAGACGGGCATGCCGTCCCAACGCACCGTCCTGCTCAAGCGCTTCGCCGCGAGCGGCTTCACCTTCTTCACGAACTACCAGAGCCGGAAGGGCCGGGAACTGGCGGGCAACGCGAAGGCCAGCCTGCTCTTTCCATGGCTGACGCTGGAGCGGCAGATCATCGTCCAGGGAACCGTGGAGAAAACCAGCGAGGAGGAGTCCAGGGAATACTTCCTGGCACGCCCGCGCGAGTCCCAGATCGGTGCGTGGGTGTCGGAGCAGAGCGAGGTGATCCCCGGCCGGGAGTTCCTGACGGAGCGCCTCGCGGAGTTCGGCGAGAAATTTTCCGATGGCCCCGTGCCCCTGCCCCCGCACTGGGGAGGCTACCGGGTGATCCCGGAAACCATCGAGTTCTGGCAAGGCGGTCCGGCACGACTCCACGACCGCTTCCTCTACCAACGGGACGCCGATGGCTGGAAAATCGAACGTCTCTCCCCCTGA
- a CDS encoding TatD family hydrolase, which produces MWIDSHNHLQDPRFADGSELIRAMRRAGVERCVVNATREADWAAVRQLAEDHRDFVLPAYGIHPWYAHTATTGWQDRLRSLLLADTRATVGEIGLDQWIAKPDLGTQMPVFLDQLEISRELDRTATIHCLKAWDALFTAFKEQPPPARFLMHSFGGSIEVARRLIPPGAFFSFSGYFLQPRKAKVLEVFRQLPEDRILLETDAPDMAPPPEAITHPLPEGHNHPANLASIASGLARGFGVSPEELSRRTGNNFRRCFP; this is translated from the coding sequence ATGTGGATCGACTCCCACAACCATCTGCAGGATCCCCGGTTCGCTGATGGGTCGGAGCTGATCCGCGCCATGCGGCGGGCGGGAGTGGAACGCTGTGTGGTGAACGCAACCCGCGAGGCGGACTGGGCCGCCGTCAGGCAGTTGGCGGAAGACCACCGTGACTTTGTCCTGCCCGCCTACGGCATCCATCCGTGGTACGCGCACACCGCCACCACCGGCTGGCAGGACCGCCTGCGGAGCCTTCTCCTCGCGGATACGCGTGCGACTGTCGGGGAGATCGGCCTCGACCAATGGATCGCGAAACCGGACCTCGGCACGCAGATGCCGGTGTTCCTGGACCAGTTGGAAATCTCCAGGGAACTCGACCGGACCGCGACGATCCATTGCCTGAAGGCATGGGACGCCCTTTTCACGGCGTTCAAGGAACAGCCTCCGCCCGCCCGTTTCCTGATGCACTCCTTCGGTGGCTCCATCGAGGTCGCGCGCAGGCTCATCCCGCCCGGCGCATTCTTTTCCTTTTCCGGCTACTTCCTCCAGCCGAGGAAAGCGAAAGTGCTGGAGGTTTTCCGACAGTTGCCGGAAGACCGCATCCTGCTGGAGACGGATGCTCCGGACATGGCCCCTCCCCCGGAAGCCATCACACACCCGCTGCCGGAGGGCCACAATCATCCGGCGAACCTGGCGTCCATCGCCAGTGGGCTTGCGCGTGGTTTTGGGGTCTCTCCAGAGGAGCTGTCGCGCAGGACCGGGAATAACTTCCGGCGTTGCTTTCCTTGA
- a CDS encoding HNH endonuclease, translating into MAEAGKRRGFEFSEATKAEIFARDRATCAFSGKSLWILDYGISPLYDVDWADHRKPRASGGTSTVSNGICASSFHNSKKSSNGRDNCYLFDEGEPTDYHFWNVGTVSQDQLRQLKRLSRIQASDWYFNRAIYQLFKAAGGDRSHQRGVAYYKKAARTFLGKFIQLNQKADLPDFTERKLVLHPAQSDVKLLLQLQGGEAPKLFDSIIRIYRFNLRTMERFWDCEEADAMREVIEQAADHRDFSPLVAKALRSQLEFWKDQPADPAP; encoded by the coding sequence ATGGCTGAAGCCGGAAAGCGCAGGGGCTTTGAATTTTCCGAAGCCACGAAGGCTGAGATCTTCGCCCGTGACCGGGCCACCTGCGCGTTTTCCGGCAAGTCCCTCTGGATTCTGGATTACGGGATCTCCCCCCTCTACGACGTGGACTGGGCGGACCACCGCAAGCCCCGCGCGAGTGGCGGGACGTCCACCGTTAGCAACGGCATCTGCGCTTCCTCGTTCCACAACTCGAAGAAGAGTTCGAACGGCCGGGATAACTGTTACCTGTTCGATGAGGGGGAGCCGACCGATTACCACTTCTGGAATGTAGGCACCGTTTCTCAGGATCAGCTCCGGCAGTTGAAGCGGCTCTCGCGGATCCAGGCATCCGACTGGTATTTCAACCGCGCGATTTACCAACTGTTCAAAGCCGCCGGAGGTGACCGGAGCCATCAACGGGGCGTGGCCTACTACAAGAAAGCCGCGCGGACCTTCCTCGGGAAATTCATCCAGCTCAACCAGAAGGCGGACCTTCCGGATTTCACCGAGCGGAAGCTGGTCCTCCATCCCGCCCAAAGTGATGTGAAACTCCTCCTCCAACTGCAGGGAGGCGAAGCGCCGAAGTTGTTCGATTCCATCATCCGCATCTATCGGTTCAATCTGAGGACGATGGAACGGTTCTGGGATTGCGAAGAAGCGGACGCTATGCGGGAGGTGATCGAGCAAGCCGCCGATCATCGTGATTTCTCCCCCCTCGTGGCGAAGGCTCTCCGGAGCCAGTTGGAATTCTGGAAAGATCAACCGGCCGACCCCGCCCCGTGA
- a CDS encoding class I SAM-dependent methyltransferase has product MSFDRIAPFYGPMEHLLAGWCMQRARLWLMEGSHRPERVLMVGEGPGRFLEAFRARFPDAEITVVDGSAGMLEIARRRLGDDTGVAFVHARLEDWETDRRFDLIVTNFLLDCLPRRGMEEAVEKLAGCAAPQAEWWIAEFDLPERGAARWRGRFILRSLYLFFGMVAGVTARKLHPPDDALGRAGFTRAARTTWSWGLLKSERWTR; this is encoded by the coding sequence ATGAGCTTCGACCGCATCGCGCCATTCTATGGTCCGATGGAACATCTCCTGGCCGGGTGGTGCATGCAGCGTGCCCGTCTCTGGCTGATGGAAGGAAGCCACCGTCCTGAAAGGGTGCTGATGGTGGGGGAGGGACCGGGACGTTTCCTGGAGGCATTCCGGGCACGGTTTCCCGATGCGGAGATCACCGTGGTGGATGGCAGCGCGGGAATGCTGGAGATCGCACGCCGCAGGCTGGGGGACGATACGGGAGTGGCCTTCGTCCATGCCCGCCTGGAGGACTGGGAGACGGACCGGCGCTTTGATCTGATCGTGACCAATTTCCTGCTGGATTGCCTGCCGCGGCGCGGGATGGAGGAAGCGGTGGAAAAGCTCGCTGGATGCGCGGCCCCGCAGGCGGAATGGTGGATCGCGGAGTTCGACCTGCCGGAGCGGGGTGCCGCACGGTGGCGGGGCCGGTTCATCCTCCGGTCGCTCTATCTGTTCTTCGGCATGGTGGCGGGCGTCACGGCGCGGAAGCTCCATCCGCCGGATGACGCGCTGGGCCGGGCCGGTTTCACCCGTGCCGCCCGGACGACCTGGAGCTGGGGGCTGCTGAAAAGCGAACGCTGGACGCGGTAG
- the obgE gene encoding GTPase ObgE, whose translation MFIDHIRILAKAGDGGDGVVAFRREKFVPRGGPDGGDGGAGGDVILIVDNSTDNLRQYHYDPKLIAENGKNGAGTRKTGKGGKKIIGKVPPGTVVYRSSAVTINEAVESERSDEGIDLEPIADLTEEGQQFVLCKGGEPGKGNWHFKTPTNRAPVEHTLGTPGDQGVFYLELRRIADAGLVGFPNAGKSTLLGKLSAAKPKVASYPFTTLQPMVGVVEFPGFRRCTVADIPGLIEGAHDNRGLGHEFLRHVTRCKMLLFVLDMAGSEGRDPISDFEILRTEIKEYDEELARFPWKVVANKMDLEGAAENLEAFRNRFPKAEVLPISADLEEGLDDLKQMLDNEVGHRPGGR comes from the coding sequence ATGTTCATTGATCACATCCGGATTTTGGCCAAGGCGGGCGACGGCGGAGACGGCGTCGTGGCATTCCGCCGGGAGAAATTCGTCCCACGCGGCGGCCCTGACGGCGGAGACGGAGGCGCGGGCGGAGACGTGATTCTGATCGTGGACAACTCGACCGACAACCTGCGCCAGTACCACTACGATCCGAAGCTCATCGCGGAGAACGGGAAAAACGGTGCGGGCACCCGGAAAACCGGCAAGGGCGGAAAAAAGATCATCGGCAAGGTGCCTCCGGGCACGGTGGTTTATCGGAGCAGCGCTGTGACCATCAACGAAGCCGTCGAGTCCGAACGAAGCGACGAGGGCATCGATCTCGAACCCATCGCCGACCTGACCGAGGAAGGCCAGCAGTTCGTGCTCTGCAAGGGTGGCGAACCCGGCAAGGGCAACTGGCACTTCAAGACGCCGACCAACCGTGCGCCGGTGGAGCACACGCTCGGCACGCCCGGCGACCAGGGAGTTTTCTATCTCGAGCTGCGCCGCATCGCGGACGCCGGTCTCGTCGGCTTCCCGAACGCCGGGAAATCCACGCTGCTGGGCAAGCTGTCCGCGGCCAAGCCGAAGGTCGCCTCCTACCCGTTCACCACGCTGCAACCGATGGTGGGGGTGGTGGAGTTTCCCGGCTTCCGCCGCTGCACGGTGGCGGACATCCCCGGCCTCATCGAGGGAGCGCATGACAACCGCGGTCTGGGCCATGAGTTCCTCCGCCACGTCACCCGCTGCAAGATGCTCCTGTTCGTCCTGGACATGGCCGGCAGTGAGGGACGGGATCCCATTTCCGACTTCGAGATCCTCCGCACGGAGATCAAGGAATATGACGAGGAACTCGCCCGCTTCCCATGGAAGGTGGTGGCGAACAAGATGGACCTCGAAGGAGCCGCCGAGAACCTCGAAGCGTTCCGCAACCGTTTCCCGAAGGCGGAGGTACTGCCCATCTCCGCCGACCTGGAAGAAGGCCTGGATGACCTGAAGCAGATGCTCGACAACGAGGTCGGCCATCGCCCTGGCGGCCGCTGA
- a CDS encoding MarR family transcriptional regulator has protein sequence MKLSTSSAPASSVKADADRLADFVLFTQRSCILNLSTELNKGNISFPQFFLLTYLSSEDYLTMSDIAKKMGHSTAAATGLVDRLEKLSYVERMHAAEDRRKIMVRITNKGTELVSKMRKEIATDLAGILAGMDEDEAETVEHTKRAIHGRAIA, from the coding sequence ATGAAACTGAGTACATCGAGCGCCCCGGCCTCGTCGGTGAAAGCCGACGCAGACCGACTTGCTGACTTCGTCCTGTTCACACAACGAAGCTGCATCCTGAACCTGTCAACAGAACTCAACAAAGGTAACATCTCGTTTCCGCAGTTCTTCCTCCTCACCTATCTGTCCAGCGAAGATTATCTGACCATGTCCGACATCGCGAAGAAGATGGGCCACTCGACCGCAGCCGCCACCGGCCTGGTCGATCGGTTGGAGAAACTGTCCTATGTTGAGCGCATGCATGCCGCTGAAGACCGCCGCAAGATCATGGTGCGCATCACCAACAAGGGAACCGAACTGGTTTCCAAGATGCGCAAGGAGATTGCGACCGATCTCGCCGGTATTCTGGCAGGGATGGATGAAGATGAGGCGGAAACCGTCGAGCATACGAAGCGTGCCATCCATGGCCGCGCGATCGCATGA